CCGCGCCACTGTCGCCCCGGGAAAAGAACTGTTCACCCAGACCCTTCCCCAGGGTAAGGTGGCCCAATGCTCATCCCCAGCACGGTTGCACCCACGTGAATAGTGGAATTGGACAAATACATTCCTTATGGGGCGGCTATCTTCTATTGCCGTTGGGTCATCACCTTGTCATACTATACAGTACCTATGGTACTAGAGGTTTTGATGGCCTTGGTATGAACTAGGAAGTTTTCCTACcgcttataaaaaaaaattaagtttaccCTTTCCGTACGTTTAAGAATTATCCATTATTATGCAGGGAGAACCGCACGCGTACCAGAGTTTCTGCTAGACACATTTCTCTATAGAGGGTCGGACCACTATGAACTTTAGAAATACGAATGTCAAACGTATTAACACTGCGTCActttgtggggaaaaaaaaaatactatggCGTTCAAGAACTGTGCTAGTACGTAAATCAAAATGTACTACTAGAAATCTTGAAGTATCTAAACTCTACTTACcattaggtaatgcatgcacattccCAGCACTGAAGTTGTTGTAGTTCGTTGGATGCGTGAAGCAAGATTAATTCGCCCAGCTGTAAAAAATTCTTTACACTTTAAATACAAGAATCATGAAGTTTCTACTAGGCTTCATAAGCTCTACTTTTAGCTAACCTAACGGGCCTCGTTGCAGAGCCCATCAAATCCCTCCAATCTTTCACCACCGCCATGGGAcgcctgattttttttttttttttttttttacgttgtCATGTGTGGGTCAAACATTACGACTTTAGTTATATCCTGGCAAGTCAAGATTCAAACATTTATGGTCCCCGTTTTAGTATTATCTAGGTATCAGCTTACCTGGTGAAACCAGGCAAGTATTTATTAAAAACCAGTGTCGATAGCTTTAAGATGTCAAAACTGCCAATAGCATTTAAAGATTTTTATCAAAGGATCCCCAATGCAGTGTACCTCAAATTTATATTGAACTTGCTCCTGATATACATTAGTTTACGTATCCTTATTATGCCtggatttaggctaggaaatgtcaAAATATTTACCATATAAAGAGAATATACTTTTAGTACGTGTAGATATTATGCactttatatacagtataaattTACTGCCTTTCTGAAAGTCGTGGAAAATGCTCATGCATCTTTTTCAGTCTATGCGTCTAGACTTTGAGGtataaatattgaaataatttaCAAATGCATGATTCtgaaaaattatagtagtagaatAAAGACAGAGGGAGAAATGAAATCTGTGCTATGTGTAACGTTTAATTTTATAATAGTATCATGATGTAACAAGTTAAATTTGTGGAGTAGCGTTACCCACGAGTGTTATcgatgttatgtacaaggcctctAGACCTATGGTCGCTAGAGCCCCGGGTTTCTTGGAATGTTGCCGGGGCCTCACACTGACTCACTCCAGCCGGCACAACACTCGCCCTCTAGGTCCCTCGCTTAGGTTACCTCGAGTCCAAGGTTGGGAGCACCTCTTCACAGCAGAGTCCAGCACGCCCTCACCCATAGAGGGTCGAGCCGAACTTTTACCCAGCAATAGTTTGTTTAGGCCATCTCCTTCTCAATCTTGATCAGCTCAAGGATGCCATCCTGCATCTCCTTAACGGCCTGGAATTCTGTAAGTCCCATGCGGCGCTTGTTGGAGATATCATAAACACCACCCTCTGCTTCAGTGTGCTCACCACGGGTGCCACGAACTTGGAGGCTGTACCTGGCGGCGACTTCCTCCAGCTTCTCGCGGTTAGCAGCAAGCTTGGGCAGCTTGATGTGGACGGAGGCACGAATGGTTGTGCCAAGGTTGGTGGGGCAGAAAGTGAGGAAGCCCAAGCGGTCATGATGAGAGAAGGGAACACGTTTCTCGATGTCGTTGACAGCACTTACAAGCCGGCGGTAAACCTGGCCCAGATCACCACCCATCTGCATGGAGATGATACGGAGGTGATCTTCCTCATTGCACCAAACAAGGAAGGTCTTGTTGTCGTTGTGGTAGATACCACGACCAACGGGCCAGTAACGGCAAGCATTGGCAGCCTGCAGGAAGCGGTCACCCTCCTTGAACAAGAAGTGATCATCGATGAGCTTCTGCTGAACTTCCTTTGTCATACCAGCAAGTGGGTAATAAGTACCCTTAAGCTCGCCCTCCAGGCCAGACAGAGTGGAAGACACCTTCTCTTCCATCTCCTTGTACTGGGCCTCAGTAAGGCAGGGGTTGAAGGGGTAGCCCTCCAGGGAGCGACCGCATCGTACACGGGTAGAGATGACAAACTTGCCATCGGGATCCACATTTACGAATTGGTTAACATCACCGAAGTCCTTGTTGGGATGTTTGTCAGTCTGCTTGAAGCCCTTGTGATAGTCTTCAATGATTGGGTCGAAGAGGGGAGCGAAGAGGGAATAGGCCTCTGCGTCGGGAGCATAGATACCAACACCGGAGTCCAAGTTCTCCACGCCTGTAATgtgaaaataaataaaacattAGTAAGCAACCCCCACC
The window above is part of the Procambarus clarkii isolate CNS0578487 chromosome 67, FALCON_Pclarkii_2.0, whole genome shotgun sequence genome. Proteins encoded here:
- the LOC123753162 gene encoding arginine kinase Pro c 2.0101 isoform X3, whose product is MFSLWYAVLGYQECQAVMSQESSKTNMADAATIAKLEEGFKKLEAATDCKSLLKKYLSKSIFDSLKAKKTGLGATLLDVIQSGVENLDSGVGIYAPDAEAYSLFAPLFDPIIEDYHKGFKQTDKHPNKDFGDVNQFVNVDPDGKFVISTRVRCGRSLEGYPFNPCLTEAQYKEMEEKVSSTLSGLEGELKGTYYPLAGMTKEVQQKLIDDHFLFKEGDRFLQAANACRYWPVGRGIYHNDNKTFLVWCNEEDHLRIISMQMGGDLGQVYRRLVSAVNDIEKRVPFSHHDRLGFLTFCPTNLGTTIRASVHIKLPKLAANREKLEEVAARYSLQVRGTRGEHTEAEGGVYDISNKRRMGLTEFQAVKEMQDGILELIKIEKEMA
- the LOC123753162 gene encoding arginine kinase Pro c 2.0101 isoform X4; amino-acid sequence: MADAATIAKLEEGFKKLEAATDCKSLLKKYLSKSIFDSLKAKKTGLGATLLDVIQSGVENLDSGVGIYAPDAEAYSLFAPLFDPIIEDYHKGFKQTDKHPNKDFGDVNQFVNVDPDGKFVISTRVRCGRSLEGYPFNPCLTEAQYKEMEEKVSSTLSGLEGELKGTYYPLAGMTKEVQQKLIDDHFLFKEGDRFLQAANACRYWPVGRGIYHNDNKTFLVWCNEEDHLRIISMQMGGDLGQVYRRLVSAVNDIEKRVPFSHHDRLGFLTFCPTNLGTTIRASVHIKLPKLAANREKLEEVAARYSLQVRGTRGEHTEAEGGVYDISNKRRMGLTEFQAVKEMQDGILELIKIEKEMA
- the LOC123753162 gene encoding arginine kinase Pro c 2.0101 isoform X2, whose protein sequence is MGSACCKEDSAPPTPHSLTAQGLVQNQPQSRALHPSQESSKTNMADAATIAKLEEGFKKLEAATDCKSLLKKYLSKSIFDSLKAKKTGLGATLLDVIQSGVENLDSGVGIYAPDAEAYSLFAPLFDPIIEDYHKGFKQTDKHPNKDFGDVNQFVNVDPDGKFVISTRVRCGRSLEGYPFNPCLTEAQYKEMEEKVSSTLSGLEGELKGTYYPLAGMTKEVQQKLIDDHFLFKEGDRFLQAANACRYWPVGRGIYHNDNKTFLVWCNEEDHLRIISMQMGGDLGQVYRRLVSAVNDIEKRVPFSHHDRLGFLTFCPTNLGTTIRASVHIKLPKLAANREKLEEVAARYSLQVRGTRGEHTEAEGGVYDISNKRRMGLTEFQAVKEMQDGILELIKIEKEMA
- the LOC123753162 gene encoding arginine kinase Pro c 2.0101 isoform X1, coding for MTVRAFILYVLAGVGVVHLLVGGVMLYRLHQAANAGGQMERAATAPERWIKMDDEPICASRSQESSKTNMADAATIAKLEEGFKKLEAATDCKSLLKKYLSKSIFDSLKAKKTGLGATLLDVIQSGVENLDSGVGIYAPDAEAYSLFAPLFDPIIEDYHKGFKQTDKHPNKDFGDVNQFVNVDPDGKFVISTRVRCGRSLEGYPFNPCLTEAQYKEMEEKVSSTLSGLEGELKGTYYPLAGMTKEVQQKLIDDHFLFKEGDRFLQAANACRYWPVGRGIYHNDNKTFLVWCNEEDHLRIISMQMGGDLGQVYRRLVSAVNDIEKRVPFSHHDRLGFLTFCPTNLGTTIRASVHIKLPKLAANREKLEEVAARYSLQVRGTRGEHTEAEGGVYDISNKRRMGLTEFQAVKEMQDGILELIKIEKEMA